From a region of the Drosophila virilis strain 15010-1051.87 chromosome 3, Dvir_AGI_RSII-ME, whole genome shotgun sequence genome:
- the Ilp2 gene encoding probable insulin-like peptide 2: MCKSISVSLAFLFAICVLAAANSHGEMRLCSVRLNDMLSALCDKGFNRLIPQKRNSPLMELDPLDPIQYIEEKETPSSSAELLTYPMANSRLRNIYQQNVLNSLTATRRRTREGIVDECCRRSCKLSELYAYCAA; this comes from the exons ATGTGCAAGTCAATTTCCGTGTCGCTCGCATTCCTGTTCGCCATCTGCGTCTTGGCAGCCGCCAATTCGCACGGCGAGATGCGCCTGTGCAGCGTTCGGCTGAACGACATGCTGAGTGCGCTCTGTGATAAGGGATTCAATCGTCTCATTCCCCAGAAACGCAACTCGC CGCTCATGGAACTGGACCCACTCGATCCCATTCAGTATATTGAGGAGAAGGAAACGCCCTCGTCTTCCGCCGAGCTCCTTACCTATCCGATGGCCAATTCGCGCCTGCGCAACATCTACCAGCAGAATGTCCTTAACTCGCTGACCGCCACCCGGCGTCGCACCCGTGAGGGCATCGTCGACGAGTGCTGCAGAAGGTCCTGCAAACTCAGTGAATTATATGCTTACTGCGCCGCCTAG
- the Ilp1 gene encoding probable insulin-like peptide 1 — protein sequence MLDNSASHAPATGQRQLLLLPLLLLIALDSSCCHAADGFSVAHLLREGKHKLCGQALNDAMDVVCVNGYNTIPKKRLDSPPEMAIDADQLQLRPGAGYALSPLLSSIYGTEVLIKTRRLRRQAGGGIYDECCRNACTYPELLAYCRR from the coding sequence ATGTTGGACAATAGCGCATCTCATGCACCTGCCACAGGCCAGcgccaattgctgctgctgccgctgctgctgctgatagcACTGgacagcagctgttgccacGCCGCCGACGGCTTCAGCGTCGCCCATCTGCTGCGGGAGGGCAAACACAAGCTGTGCGGCCAGGCGCTGAACGATGCAATGGACGTGGTCTGTGTGAATGGCTATAATACCATACCGAAAAAGCGATTGGATTCGCCACCGGAAATGGCCATCGATGCGGACCAGTTGCAATTACGGCCAGGTGCTGGCTATGCGCTGAGTCCATTGCTGTCCAGCATTTATGGCACCGAGGTGCTCATCAAGACACGACGCCTCCGGCGGCAGGCTGGCGGTGGCATCTATGATGAATGCTGTCGCAATGCCTGCACATATCCGGAACTCTTGGCCTATTGTCGCCGATAA